TCATCTGCCCCCATATTGATGGCCATGACGATATCCATGGACTGGTCGCGCGAAGACAGAAACATAATCGGCACCGTCGAAATCTTCCGAATTTCCTGGCACCAATGGTAGCCGTTAAAGAGGGGCAGGCCAATATCCATCAGCACCAGCTGGGGCTCCTCCTTGACAAAGGTCGTCAAAACCTGCATGAAATCCTCAATCGCCACAACCTGATAGCCCCATTGCTCCAGCATTTTTTTGATCATTTGACGGATGACCGCATCATCCTCGACCAGTAAAATCTTGTGCATTCCATTTCCTCACTCATTTTTCTTACTGCTATTATATCAAATTCTCCCTTAAATCACAGAGACTTTTTTCGTTTAAAACTCACCTAATTTTCAGAAAGTTTCAAGAAATCATTCAAGGAGTATTGACAAAAGTAGAGTAAAAAGATAAAATAACACTACATTCAGAATTGTCTGAAAATTCATTTTTTATAATAAGGAGATTATTATGCTAGAACAAACTCAGACATCTACCTGGCAGTCTAAACTGAAAGCCCTAGGTCCTGGGATCCTCATGGCCTCTGCTGCTGTTGGTGGCTCTCACATTGTTTCCTCTGCTCAAGCAGGCGCCAAGTATGGCTGGGCTTTGATGGGACTGGTCATCTTGGCCAACCTCTTCAAATATCCCTTCTTTCGCTTCGGTGCTGAGTACACCTTAGAAACTGGTCACAGCTTGGTTGAAGGCTATGCCCAAAAAGGAAAAGTCTACTTGGGCATCTTCTTCGTTTTAAATGTCTTCTCCGCTTTGGTCAATACAGCAGGGGTTGGGATTCTCTGTGCTGCCATTATCGCCAGCGCCTTTCCAAATGCCCTTGGACTAAGCATTACTCAATGGTCTCTGATTCTCATCATCCTGATCTGGGCAATGCTACTCTTTGGTGGCTACAAGTTCCTCGATGGCCTTGCCAAATGGATCATGTCCGCTCTAACCTTTGCAACCGTTATTGCGGTCATCGTTGCCATTATCAAGCATCCTGAGTACGGAGCAGACTTCGTTGAAAAGACCCCTTGGCAAATGGCTGCCTTGCCTTTCATCGTTTCTCTAATGGGCTGGATGCCAGCTCCAATCGAGATTTCAGCAATCAACTCCCTCTGGACTGCTGAGAAAGGAAAATCTGTCAATATCTCTGTCACGGACGGACTCTTTGACTTTAACGTTGGCTATATCGGTACGGCCATTCTGGCCATCTTCTTCGTCGCTATGGGCGCTCTTATCCAGTATCCAACTGGTCAAGCAGTTCAGGATGCTGGTGCTGCCTACATCCAGCAATTCGTTGGGATGTACGCATCCGTTCTTGGCGACTGGTCACGGATTCTGATTACTTTCATCGCCTTTCTCTGTATCTTCGGTACCGTTATTACCGTTATCGATGGCTATTCCCGTGTAAATGCTGAATCCTTACGCCTCCTTCTCAATGAAGAGAAGACTTCTCAAAAAACTCTGCATATCTGGATGACCGCTACAGCTATT
Above is a window of Streptococcus cristatus ATCC 51100 DNA encoding:
- a CDS encoding NRAMP family divalent metal transporter, producing the protein MLEQTQTSTWQSKLKALGPGILMASAAVGGSHIVSSAQAGAKYGWALMGLVILANLFKYPFFRFGAEYTLETGHSLVEGYAQKGKVYLGIFFVLNVFSALVNTAGVGILCAAIIASAFPNALGLSITQWSLILIILIWAMLLFGGYKFLDGLAKWIMSALTFATVIAVIVAIIKHPEYGADFVEKTPWQMAALPFIVSLMGWMPAPIEISAINSLWTAEKGKSVNISVTDGLFDFNVGYIGTAILAIFFVAMGALIQYPTGQAVQDAGAAYIQQFVGMYASVLGDWSRILITFIAFLCIFGTVITVIDGYSRVNAESLRLLLNEEKTSQKTLHIWMTATAIIGGVIIYFFQGSVALMLRFAMIASFLTTPFFALLNYLLVTSENKHLSKWLKGLSILGLIFLFGFALFFIYAILIGKAY